Below is a genomic region from Cytophagia bacterium CHB2.
GCCCTGGGCTGCTTGATCGGCCTGGCCATCGGCGATTCCTTCGGCGATGCGGCGCGCACGCCGGACAACCATTTTCTTTACGGTATCACGACGGATTTCCGTCCCGGCGTGCCGGCGCCCGGCACTGATGATACGGAATTTGCGTTGCTCACTGCCGACACGTTAGTGCAATGCAAAGGGGAATTGACTCTGGAGCATGTGCTGGCGGCTTGGCGCAAGCACGTCATCTCTTTGGAGATCATGAATCGCGGCGGCGCCAGCGAACGAGAAGCAGCCGCCAACATTCGGCGCGGCATTTTGCCTCCGCTTTCTGGGCAGTATAATTCTTATCATATGAGTGACGGCGCTGCGATGCGCGTCGCGCCCATCGGCATCGTGTGTGCCGGCAATCCCGCGCGCGCCGCGCACTTCGCTGAGATCGATGCCAGCATCAGTCATTGGCGCGAAGGCATATGGGGCGCGCAGGCGGTGGCTGCCGGAGTGGCGGCAGCAATGATTGGCAAGCCGGTTGATGAGATTATCGCTGCGGCTTTACAAGCGATTCCGCAGGACTCATGGTTGTCTTTTGCCATGCAGCGAGCGTTGCGCATC
It encodes:
- a CDS encoding ADP-ribosylglycohydrolase family protein, encoding MLDQKTLHDRALGCLIGLAIGDSFGDAARTPDNHFLYGITTDFRPGVPAPGTDDTEFALLTADTLVQCKGELTLEHVLAAWRKHVISLEIMNRGGASEREAAANIRRGILPPLSGQYNSYHMSDGAAMRVAPIGIVCAGNPARAAHFAEIDASISHWREGIWGAQAVAAGVAAAMIGKPVDEIIAAALQAIPQDSWLSFAMQRALRI